A window from Mya arenaria isolate MELC-2E11 chromosome 9, ASM2691426v1 encodes these proteins:
- the LOC128245510 gene encoding glyoxylate reductase/hydroxypyruvate reductase-like: protein MSKPKVFVTCRVPLSGLDILRENCNVDVWDSDDVIPPNELKKKIKDIDGIFCTINDKIDVDVLTAAGTNLKVIGTMSVGDDHINVPECKKRQIYVATTPDVASDSAAELSVALLLMTTRRLAEGYLALRDGTSGPWKPMWMLGNVSMGKTLGIFGFGRVGFGIARRMKPFGVSKIIYSDIFEASYSDGIATRVEFDELLKESDIICICCAVNAQTKGKFNKAVFEKMKSSAVIINTSRGQIINQDDLYEALKNNTIGGAGLDVTDPEPLPTNHPLMGCSRCVILPHMGTNTVEARDAMCINTAKNIVAMLVH, encoded by the exons atGTCGAAACCAAAGGTTTTCGTTACTTGCAGAGTGCCTTTATCTGGCCTGGATATATTACGTGAGAATTGTAACGTTGACGTCTGGGATAGCGATGACGTCATTCCGCCTAATGAATTGAAGAAGAAAATCAAGGATATTGATGGGATATTCTGTACAATTAACGACAAAATTGATGTTGATGTTCTGACGGCTGCCG GAACAAATCTCAAAGTTATCGGCACGATGTCGGTTGGCGACGACCACATCAACGTTCCAGAATGTAAAAAACGCCAGATTTACGTGGCTACGACGCCGGACGTGGCGTCTGACAGCGCCGCCGAGCTTTCTGTGGCGCTACTGCTCATGACAACCAGGCGCTTGGCAGAAG GTTATCTTGCCCTACGAGACGGGACGTCCGGCCCCTGGAAGCCTATGTGGATGCTTGGTAACGTCTCTATGGGCAAAACCCTCGGCATCTTCGGGTTTGGACGTGTGGGCTTCGGGATCGCCCGTCGCATGAAGCCCTTTGGGGTCAGCAAGATCATCTATAGCGACATCTTTGAGGCTAGCTACTCTGACGGGATTGCGACTAGGGTGGAGTTTGATGAATTGCTGAAAGAGTCAGACATAATATGTATCTGTTGTGCTGTAAACGCCCAAACTAAGGGGAAATTCAACAAAGCTGTCTTCGAGAAAATGAAAAGTTCTGCTGTTATTATCAATACGTCACGTGGACAGATAATAAATCAGGACGATTTGTACGAAGCTTTAAAGAACAATACGATTGGTGGAGCAGGTCTTGACGTCACTGACCCAGAACCTCTCCCGACCAATCATCCGCTGATGGGGTGTAGCAGGTGCGTGATTTTGCCTCACATGGGAACCAATACGGTGGAAGCCCGTGACGCAATGTGTATCAACACCGCCAAAAACATTGTCGCCATGTTGGTTCACTAA
- the LOC128246840 gene encoding glyoxylate reductase/hydroxypyruvate reductase-like: MTSSTTEVSKKLTPTNGLLQYRPRVYISRQLPQRALDLLLGRCNVSFWDSPDPAPRTELLVNVPGCDVLVCMPSDKIDREVLNAAGKTLKIVATMSGDLAHIETAECSRRNIRVIPLAAAPIVEAITQMVVALFRLAASRWIGKTSCNMNTVLQAKDIIQALKADHIFCLELSNRTVGIFGLGSVGLSVGKAFKELGMTKILYTDVEPNADDVTINAEFVSRDELLTRSDVICVCWNMKVDGKSIMSFERDSFKRMKSSAILLDATKRFSADFTDMYEALRNGEIAAAGLDVREYDIIPNRHPLDGLDNCFFLPYRECYKWDGRRKLATDLVRSILISLQELEFERKQKSSIVSKPERIDHLLLEPVAT; the protein is encoded by the exons ATGACGTCATCAACTACGGAAGTGTCGAAAAAGCTGACTCCCACGAACGGCCTGCTACAGTACCGGCCGCGCGTGTACATATCCCGTCAGCTCCCACAGCGGGCCCTGGACCTGCTCCTCGGGCGGTGTAACGTGAGCTTCTGGGACTCACCCGACCCCGCTCCCCGCACGGAACTGCTCGTCAACGTGCCCGGATGTGACGTGCTCGTGTGTATGCCATCCGATAAGATTGACCGAGAGGTGCTAAATGCCGCTG GCAAGACTCTTAAGATCGTGGCCACGATGTCCGGTGACCTTGCTCACATTGAGACTGCCGAATGCAGCCGTCGGAACATCCGGGTGATCCCGCTGGCGGCCGCGCCGATTGTAGAGGCCATCACGCAGATGGTGGTCGCGCTCTTCCGGTTAGCCGCTTCCAGATGGATCGGAA AAACCTCGTGCAATATGAACACAGTTCTTCAAGCCAAAGACATCATCCAAGCATTAAAGGCCGACCATATCTTCTGTCTCGAGCTGAGCAACCGCACCGTCGGCATATTTGGCCTTGGATCCGTCGGTCTGTCCGTCGGCAAAGCCTTCAAGGAACTCGGTATGACCAAAATCCTGTATACCGACGTCGAGCCGAACGCCGATGACGTCACTATTAATGCAGAGTTTGTGTCACGTGACGAACTCTTAACGAGGAGTGACGTCATATGTGTGTGTTGGAACATGAAAGTGGACGGCAAATCCATAATGTCTTTTGAAAGAGACTCTTTTAAGCGAATGAAGTCGTCAGCAATCTTACTTGACGCCACAAAGCGCTTTTCTGCCGATTTCACCGACATGTACGAAGCGTTACGTAACGGCGAGATAGCGGCAGCGGGTCTTGACGTCAGAGAATATGACATCATTCCTAACAGGCATCCGCTTGACGGCCTTGACAACTGCTTCTTTTTGCCGTACAGGGAGTGCTATAAATGGGACGGGCGCCGGAAGTTGGCGACGGACCTGGTGCGCTCCATTTTGATCTCGCTACAGGAACTCGAATTTGAACGGAAGCAAAAGAGCAGTATCGTCAGTAAGCCGGAGCGCATCGACCATCTGCTTCTTGAACCGGTGGCCACGTAA